From the Lathyrus oleraceus cultivar Zhongwan6 chromosome 3, CAAS_Psat_ZW6_1.0, whole genome shotgun sequence genome, the window atccacatttcactttgttttaggtctgcataggcggattacacaaaactaggttatttaggtaggaactccttccaattgtatcgtgtacaactctcaaatattttagtttgttgaataactccttattccaatccatcatatggatcatttccaactcttgcttctaaacgtatataatcttattataatttgtttagttaagtttgacccattgttttttcaattggatattacaattatcccatcgcaccttactaatatagaacatacacctcgcgtaggcgaaatctacattatttgatactagtcttgatgagtgctaaagcttggaaagcataaacttaatatttaatttgggggaatttgcaattattttgatctcaccggcttatttatcatataaatcgtctctcacatgcatcaacatacattcacatgcattaacatatatacaaaatgaaacagttatgacccctagcgcaattgttctcccaagccaatgagagaacctaagcgAACCTAATAACGATataagcttctccaagcaagatcttcaaggtagtcctcctttgatattgtattcttctctttcttcataatattacattacataaaagaaacttgttttacatacgagggagtgagatgagaaaagaagttacattaagagattaaaagagagacACGACACGCAAGCCGTATTTTAAAATTCCAAAgacaaaataaaggaaaactaaggccataactgatcatcacaagacaataataataaacacattattattaatttaaattatattaattaaataaaccaaattaaatttcggcgattGATCATACTATGCAGAGTTAGCCAGGGGTTCTGCAGCCCAGTCAGTAGACGGTGGTTCCGCTGCCCAGGAAGCGCCCCCTGTGGGGTTGTTAGGGGCAGCACCTCGATGTAAAATTgtaatgaacaattcatttgaaactgacatcgtttttcgcatcaatacttgatactttaaagcacaactcttgtgcagtcaccACCTTAATCACAcaactctttgacagcacaacctttgtaccgtcatgaaccctaatgcaacaatttcataccgtcaaacacaccttgattgataattcagtatgattgatcaacacatcattgcttcaccatactaatgtcggattccgaagcaaatgaccattgatcgctcaaaggaatatcaatcattaagtgtttgaatgaacgaaatagaatcagtatatcatatataccatattcTGCATCATAATTGCTTATATCACATATAGAAATTTCCCGATCTCATTTGTGTAACCTAGGGatgatcgatgtatcgctgcttcaccatactaacatcggattccgaagcatagtaaacatcaatcatccaaatcgtacacacatgatgtcaaatttaattactcgtttattatttaattcattctgtcttttaatcatattaatacagaaaatatagaaaataaacagttatcagatgcatggtttcgtaagtggctctgataccactgaaggaaaaTTGCGATCTAAAACGCAATGAAAATTAAAaattttcctttagtgatccttacgaatggacatGATCGGTGATAAAAAcggttacctcttgtggtgattaAAACCTTTAttgcagatctaaggagtgatcacgagcgttgaatggtgacaacgcctctactcagtccacacaaacagATTCCTTTAGTCTCAAcgctagctgctacgaatgaaggctttgagtgagtgagagaaacgaaatttcataTAGAACCAAttgtgtgggctgtaagctaaaaaacccacttaagtgtatgtggcacatatcttatggtataccgaaaatcacttaagcgcatggtaccttaccatattttgtattctacttaagtgcgTCGTACCTTAAGATGatctacaattcacttaagtgcatcgtaccttatggtgttccttatttactctatctcttattaatccgtccttttgtgtgtgaccatgtaggttttcgcgacattggaaattatattaaatcacatatttaacataataaacagtgaacgatatctagcaacacatcactgctatccaagacacaaaaatgtcatgtgatctgacaaatcccttttgtgacaatacttgtgtgtacaattatccttttgcccttatgtctatattgaacacaaggcatagaccgtgttatctttgtccagttcaatattgggcccttagacatttatcctgttatgcaggatggacaaattccatctaggtcactcatgtccctcagcatgcttcgtggagtatccatcaactgtctttatggtcatccaattacggacaatgtgtgatcaacaataaagcactcgactctacatctaggattcatagtagtttcaggtcgaagggtggtatataccaatatcaccatgataataacttatgacactttgcataacattctatgtagtattaccatagcgggtcaatccagtataaatattactcataatattcaaaaCTTTGTTTAAAATTTGATAACTCATTATCCATGATTCATGAGATGTGATTATCAGTCTATATACgtaatagtcttaatgttttaatgttatctcacttcacaataaagctcgactacagatactttaagaataatgtccttatatttaatgggatctcatgatgaagtcacacttgatacattaaacggactagatattctaggaactttattaaacaaacataataaagaaaaaaacctttttattattaataaataattttataCAAGTATCAAAAATATTGACCTTTAAGACTTACACCAAAAGATACAAAATTAAACTTTGATGAAAAAAAGGGATAATAGGAGAACCAAATTGCAAATAGCGCCTTCATTGGAAAAGAAAAAAATGTGCCCAGACTGGTATGAGTGCAAGTATTGCAAGTTTGTGTTCCTATATATTTTCATCAACTTGGTTGCATTTTCAATGTTAGACCAATTGAATTGCACATTAAGTGTTTAACCAAAAGCCAATTAGTGATTGGTTTGGGATAAAATGACAATTTCGGTTGAATTTAGTTGATTTAAGACATATTTTACCACTAATTTGATGAGGTGGAGGAAGAAGAAAGAAGGGTGGATGTGTAATTACCAGAACAATTAATATTCTTATATTATAGAAAATAAAACAAGTATGAATTACATGATTTTTTTTTACAAGTAAAAAATTATTTACATGTCACATTACTActttaaaatttaaaaacttaCAGTCAGTTAGACAAACTCATCActtttaatatatatatatatatatatatatatatatatatatatatatatatatatatatatatatatatatatatatatatatatatatatatatatatatatatatatatatatatatatatatatatatatatatatatatatatatatatatatatatatatatatatatatatatatatatatatatatatatatatatatatatatatatatatatatatatgaaaaatTTAATCATCCACATTGAGTTGCCAGCTAGACAACCTCATCACTTTGAAAAATATATAtagaaataaatgaaaaaatCAATCACCCACATTGAGTTGAGTTGAATATAATTACAATAAAAAAACATTATATTTTAAATGGGAGAAGTAGTTCAACCGTTTTAGAACAATTCAGAGTTAAAAAGAATTGAAATATTAAAATTTAAATCTTGACAAAATATGtttaaatatataaataattaagggttaaatatgttttttatcttccaaaatattttatatttaatttttagCGCCTCCAAAAATTTCTTTTAAATAATGGTCCTCataaaaattttaattttaactttTGGTCCCTCTTGTCAAAATTGTCGCTAATTCAGACGTTAATTAAAAATCGTCGATAATTATGTCTCTAAGTTGTAAAAACCGTCGCTAAATTGCAGGAGtgattaaaaattaaaattaaaatttttagAATGACTATTCTTTAAAAGAAAATTTTGAAAAGACTAAAAATTAAATATGAGATATTTACGAGAACCAAAAATATATTGAACACAATATTTAATCACTAATAATCATCTAATATATAAGTATTTGGTTGTATTCCCAATATTCATCCAGAAAGCAATAGTAGACTTGTCCAACTAGTCTTTCAAACATTTGATCCATAAATGACAATGAAAAATGATCCTTCTGGGTTGCTAGATTTAACTTGCAatagtcaatacacatcctcCACTTCGTAATGATACGGGTTAGGAtcaatttattttttttatttcgAAGAACAGTGATGCCCCAATTTTTCGGGATTACGTGCACTGGGCTTATCCATGAACTATCAGAAATAGAATAAATCATATATACCTCCAACAATTTAAGGACTTATTTTCTTACCACTTCCTTCATTGCTGGGTTTAATCGTCGTTAAGGTTGAACCACCGATTTGAATTCTTCCTCAAGTTTGATTTTATGCATACAATATGATGGGTTGATTTCCTTCAAATCTGACACTCTCCATTCCAATGCTTCTTTGTTTTCTCAAAGTACTCGCAATAATTTTTCTTCTTCAACTTTTGACAAAGTACTATTAGTAATTGCAAGGTGCTTATGTCCTTGACTTAAAAAAACATATTTCAAATGCTCTGGGAGTTTTTTTAGTTCGAGATCTGCTGGTTTTTCCTCACTACTTCCTCCCAATTCTTCAAAATTCTTATAAGCACGATCCAACTAAGTTGCTTGCAATTGTAGTACCACCGCATTTACTTCTTCATGCTCATCATCTAATACGGTCTCGTCAATGGATTTCACAAGCACATTTTCCGTTGGCAAAGATGAGCCTTTTTCTTTTGAAACATTTTCTATGAATTCATCGATTAAGTCATTTTGGTAGCATTGCAAATCCTCTTGAGCGTGCTCCATGGCTTCAAAAACATTGAATATTACTTGCTCTTTATTAAACTAGAGGATTAACTATCTTCTTTCCATATCAATTAATGTTCTATTAGTGGCGAGAAAAGGTCTTCCTAACAATAAAGGCGTCTCGGTATCTTCTGGTATATCTAAAATGATGAAATCGGTCGGAAACAATAAGTCATCCACTTTTACTAATACGTCTTCTAAAACTCCATAGGGATAAGTGACAAATCGGTCGGCTAAAGTCAAAGACATTTTTGTAGGTTTTGGTTCTCCACAATTTAGTTTCCTCATCATAGCTAACGACATCAAATTTATGCTTGCTGCTAGATCACAAAGTGCCTTGCCGATTTTTAATGAACCTATAAAGATGGGAATAGTAAATCTTCTTGGGTCTATTAGCTTAGGTGGTAGTTTACGTTCAATAATTGCACTACATTCCTTTGCTAAAGCAACATTCTCATCATCCCTTAACTTGCGCTTACCATTCAACATTTCCTTCATGAATTTAGCATAAACGGACATTTATTCCAAAGCATCACAAAAATGAATGTTCACTTGTAACGATGTGAGCATCTCCATGAATTTTTTAAACTTCCCTACTTCTAATTCTCTCTTAGGTTTCTTCTTGTTAAAAGGGTAAGATGGTTTGATGTAATCCAGCAAAGGAGAGTTGGTTCATTTATGATGTGATTCTTTGTTCTCCTAAAAGGTGATTCTTTATCAATAAACTTATCAAGTATCTCTCCTTCCTTAGAATTCTCCCTAGAATATTCTTCGTCAGTTGGGGTGGATTTTGGATTGTCCTCCATCTCACCACTCTTTTCTATTATTTTTTTCTCAGTGTTTTCCTTTTGGACTGATGGGATTGTTCTATTTTTCAACTCGATTGCATCACATCTTCCTCTTTCTTGCATTAACAATGTGATTTACTGTGATAGATTAGACATTTTCCCTTCCATTTTTCTCATTGATTCCTCATGCTTTTCGCTTAACAAGTTATGTAATTTAGTGATCCTCACTAATTCATTTTGAATTACCAACATAAATTGAGTCAATGTAACCTCTAATGATGAGAGCTTGCATTCCGCACTAGTTTGTTGTACTTTCGGATTAGCACTAATGGTGATAACTTATACATCCCCTGTAACTTGTGCTTTGGTGAAATTACCTGCAAAATGCTCTTTCACACAGTTAGTGTATAAACCAAACATTTTCTCATTTAAAGATTGTTAGGTATGACATATTGTGATTGACTGCATTTTGAAAAAACAGGTATTATTGACAAATGTTCAACAAGATGTCCTGACATGTTGTTTCGACATTGCATTATGACCTAGATTAAGTATCTTGTGAGATTTGGTTTCTTAAATGTTTTCATCTGAAGATTTAGTTCACGTATTATGTTCAGCATTTTCCATAAAGCAAAAGACTATCGTGTCTTGACTTATTTACGAAGTAACGATGTCaagacattttaggaaacataTAATTTGATTGAGATCATATCTTTAGAAGATTGTGCAGAGATCTTGGATTTGATGCAAATCAAGACTGAAGCCTAGGTCTTTCCACTGCTATTTATAGATAGGTTCTAAACCTAAGAAGGGATCGAAGTAGTGCAATATATTattcaaattagggtttcgtgTGTGTGATTTTTGTGAGCCATTCAAGTATCTCCTTGATACTTGAATTAGACATGGTGTATTGAGTCGTAACTAACAATCCCTCAGAAGCTTTTAAGCAATAGTGGATTGTGTTTCTTAGTTATAAGTTGTTGTAagattgaagggaagtgagaatgggtctcatatctaggagtgTCTTAGATAGAAATATCCACGGGTAAAGATTAGGTGAGAAGTCTGTAAAACCTGAGGTTGCTCAGAACTTCAAACTAATTCtgtgatagtggatttccttcttggcttggtagcccccagataTAGGTGACattgcaccaaactgggttaatAACTGAGTGTGTTATTTCCTGTCATACTGTTATTTAAATCCTATTATTGTTTGTGGTGTGATAATGTGTTGAccctggtgtcgtgacatcgtgTACGACATCTGGGATCTGCttaccaaaatttcaattggtaacaaagcaggcatcctgctctgttTCTGGGTGAGATCTGAGGAAGATACTTTCTGGTCCCATGGACAAGGAATGAGGATTTATCAACAGACCTCCCATCTtagatggatccaactatgactattggaaggcAAGGATGGTAGCATTCTTAAAATCCATGGATAACAAGACATGGGAAGCTATCAtcaagggatgggaacatcctGTAGTGAATGACAAATATGGGAAGGCTACTACTGATCTAAAGCCTGAAGAGGACTGGTCAAAGGAAGAATATAAACTAGCTCTTGTAAACTCCAAAGCTTTGAATGCCTTATTCAATGGGGTTGACAAAAATATATTCAGGTTGATAAATACTTGTACTGTATCTAAAGAAGCTTGAGAGATCCTCATAACTACTCATGAATGCACATCcaaagtgaagatgtctagacttcagcttcTCACTACCATATTTGAGAATCTTaagatgaaagatgatgagaatATTCATCATTTTCACATGAGTATTCTTGAAATAGCTAATTCATCTAGTGATTTGGGAGAAAAGATGTCAGAAGAAAAGCTGATGAGAAAAATTATCAAGTCTCTACCTAAGaagtttgacatgaaggtcacaaccattgAAGAAGCTCAAGACATCAACACCATGAAAGTAGATGAACTTGTTGGGTCCCTCTAAATCTTTGAATTGGGTATTAGTGACAaatctgaaaagaaaaccaaaagcatatcaTTTTTATCTAACACTGGAGATGAATAAAATGAATGTGACTTGGATACTGATGAAGGAATGACTAATGCTATAGTTCTCCTaggaagacaattcaacaaggtACTAAAGAGATTTGACAGGAAGTCAAtaccaaatgtcaagaacaccCCTTTTAATATCAGGAACAATAACGATTTCCATAAAAGAACAAGAACTGAAGATAGATCCAATCAAGGTAAAGGGATCCAATGTCTTGGGTATGAAGGATTTCGACACATTAGAGCAGAATGTCctacctatctcaagaaacaaaaaaaTGGGTTGTCTGTCTCTTGGTATGATGATGATAACTCTGAAAGTGAACCTGAGGATGAAGCTGCTAAACATGTTACTGCTCTAACTAGAAgatatgaatctgatgaagaATCATATGATGAAGAATTATCCTATGAGGAACTGGCTGCATCCTACAGAGAACTTTGcatcagaagtgaagaagtgtgtcaaaTGGGAGAAAAATAGAGGAAAATATATCTCAACTAGAGGATGAAAAGGAAGGATTTCAATTCACCATCTCTGATCTCCAAAATGAGGTGACACTTCTAACTTCCAAACTTGACGACATGACAAAAAATGTGAGAATGCTGAATAAGGGATCTATTTGTTAGATGAAGTTTTGCAAATTGGAAAAACGGTTGGAGATCTGAGGGGGATTGGTTTTAAACATCAATCTTTGGACAAACAAGGAGAATGTTTTATAACCAACTTTGTTCTTCCAATGAGAGAGTCAAAGCATGTAATGTCTAAACCTCTGGCTCAACATCATGCCAGTCATCACAACTCTTAAACTAAAGGCAAGTTATTACGCTAtaaatgtcattactgtggaaaacATGGTCATATAAAGCCCTTCTGCTTCAAATTATATAGCTATCCCAGGTATCCAACATAGGCAGGGTTAATCAGAAGAAAGAGTGGATACCTAAGCCTTTCAACACTAGTCTTATAGCTCACACCTCTCTTAGAGTATCAGCTcgagaagactggtattttgataaTGGATGTTCCAAACACATGACAGGTGTCAAGAAGTTCTTTGAAAATATCAATTCATACTCAACTGGCTATGTCACATTTGGAGATGGGGCTAAAGATGAAATTAAAGGGGTTGGAAGACTAACATGTACATGACTCCCAAGTCTTGATAATATCCTATTGGTAAAAGGCCTGACTGCTAATTTGATTAGTATCAATCAACTATGTGATGAGGGTATTAAAGTTAACTTCGCAAAATCAGAATGTCTAGTCACTAATGAGAAAAATGAAGTTCTAGTGAgaggagtcaggtctaaggaaAACTGTTACTTATGGTCTTCTAAATAAACTAACTACACTTCCACATGCCTGATATCCAAAGAAGACGAAGTTAACCTGTGGCACTAGAAACTTTGACATCTACATCTGAAAGGGATAAAAAAGATTGTGTCAAAAGAAGCCATCAGAGGTATTCCAAGACTCAAGATTGAAGAAGGTAAAATCTATGGTGAGTGTCATATTGGGAAGCAAACCAATATGTCACATCCAAAGTTACAACATCAGACTACTTCAAAAGTtctggaacttcttcatatggacttaatggggcCTATGCAGGTTGAGAGCCTTTTAGGGAAAAGATACGCCTATGTAGTTGTTGACATGTCTTTGAGGTGTTCAAAGATCTATGTACAAGGATTCAAAAAGAGAAGGAAAATAGAATTTCCAGGATTCAAAGTGACCATgagaaggaatttgaaaatagaaGATTTTCTGAATTTTGCTCCTTTGAAGgtattggtcatgagttctcctctcctatcACCCCTCAGCAAAATGGCGTTGTTGAACGCAAGAATAGAACTCTACAAGAATAAGCTAGAGTCATGCTACATGCCAATCATCTAGCCtaccacttttgggctgaagcaatgaatacgACTTGTTATATTCATAATAGTCACTTTAAGAACTGGTACCTCAGCTACTCTTTATGAACTATGGAAAGGAAGGAAGCCCGCTGTCAAATATTTTCATGTTTTTGGAAGCAAATTCTACATTTTGGCTGACTgtgaacaaagaagaaagatggatcccaagagtgatgaaggaacaTTTATGGGATACTGTACAAAAAGCAGAGCCtatagagtttttaattccaTAACCAAAGTCGTGATGGAATCCATCAATGTGGTAGTGGATGACAATATATCAGAAAAAAGGACTAATGTTGAGTAAGATGTTGGAGCATCATCTCAGCATATTAACACATTTGAAAATGAGGAAGTTATTGAGTCAGACAGTGAATCAGGAGGCATTGAACCAGACAACCACCAAGTCAACAAAGGCCCCTCCATCAGAATTCAAAAAGATCATCCAACATATCTCATTATTGGAAACCTTAATGAAAGGGTCACCACTAGATCTAGAGATATGATCTCAAATGCTTGCTTTGTTTTTAAGtttgaaccaaaaaatgtgaaggaagccttgactgatgaattttggatcaattctatgcaagaagaattaggCTAGTTTAtaagaaatgaagtatgggacTTGGTTCCTAGGCCTAAAGGAATGAATGTTATTGGCACAAAATGGATCTACAATAacaaatctgatgaaaaaggGATTGCAACCAGAAACAAGGTCAGACTTgttgctcaaggatacactcaaatCGAAGGGGTTGATTTTAATGAGATTTTCGCCCTTGTTGCTCGCCTTGAGTCAATAAGACTACTGTTAGGAGCGACTTGTTTACTTTTAAGTTCAAACtttttcaaatggatgtgaaaagtgccttcttaaatgggtacttgaatgaagaagtctacgtTGAAAAATATAAAGGGTTCATAGATCCCAACTTTCCAaatcatgtttacaaactaaggAAATCTCTCTATGGATTAAAGCAAAcacctagggcttggtatgaaagattCATTGAGTACCTTGTTAACAATGGGTAGAGGAAATGAGGAATAAACAAGACATTTTTTGTTAAAGAAGATCATGGTAAACTCATGAAGCTCAAATATATGTTGAAGACATTGTGTTTAGAGGGATGTCGAACCAGATGGTACAATATTTTGTCAAGAagatgcaatctgaatttgaaatgagtcttgtTGGTGAACTGACATACTTTCTTGGGCTCCAAGTCAAACAAATGGATGATATTATCTTCATCTCTcaagcaagtatgccaagaatatagtgaagaagtttggcatggaaaattctagtcataaaaggacacctaCACCAACTCATTTGAAACTAACTAAATATGAAAAAGGTGTAAATATGGATCAAAGTCTATACAGGAGTATGGTCGGTAGTCTGTTGTATCTTACAGCTAGCAGACCTTACATTACTTTTGTTGTAGGAGTTTGTGCTGATATCAGTCTGAACCAAAAATGAGTCATATTACTCAAGTGAAAAGGATTCTGAAGTACATCAATGGAACTAGTGACTATGGAATGTTGTATTCTCATAATGCAAACTCTTTGCTTACAGGATACTGTGATGCAGATTGGGCAGGCAGTGCTAATGATAGAAATAACACTTctggaggatgtttcttcttgggaaataatcttaTATCTTGGTTCAGTAAGAAGTAAAATAGCGTGTCCTTATCTATGACTGAGACTGAATATATTGCAGCATGAAGTAGTTTCTCTCAATtaatttggatgaaacaaatgttagaagaatacaatgtccagtaagatgttatgacattgtactgtgacaacctaAGTGCTATTAACATTTCCAAGAACCCTATTCAGTCGAGAAGAACTAAGCATATTGATATCCGTCATCACTTCATTAGggatctggtggaagacaaaaTTGTTACTCTTGAGCATGTAACTACTGAGAAGCAACATGAAGATATTTTTACTAAAGCTTTAGATGCAAatcagtttgaaaatttaaggggcgATTTGGGCATTTTCATGCTTGAAGAATTATATCAATTATTGAAGTGGAATGTGGAAATCAAATTTTCTCTTCCCTCCACTTAATGGTGCACAAAACTTAAGGACTATCATTACAACTTTTCCTTATTTTTCCAACGATGTACCCTAGCCATTCTCACGCTACCTCATGCATTCTCTCTCTCAACCTTGCTCTCAGACACTCTCATATCTCCATCTTCTCTCTACAGTTCATATTGAAAACCTCCAAAATGTCATAACCTTTTGTCTCCATTCCGAGCAAGCACTCCAAAGACCAATCAAACCCTAACAATATTGGTGATGAGATAGATCTCTCTGATGTCATTACTGATGTTGTTCCCCTCTCGGTCGTACCTGTCCATGTAACTCCCATGAGAAAGGCTAGAACTTCTTCTTCAAGGAAAGGCAAGCCCTCTAAAGTAAGTACCTTTTCCTCTCCTTCCATGACTACTAGAAATATGAATGCTCCTGAACCCCCTATTGTAGTAAAGAAACCCCAGTCTATGACTAATTTGTATCTCGATCCCATCAACATTGAACCTAATGTTGATATGTCTAAAGATTGTCATGTTGTAACAAATGTTATGGAAGATGTTGAAGCCTCTGAAACCAGTAATAAACCTAGATCTGTAACTACCTTGAGTAAATCCAGCATGATTGTTGCGGACATAGACAACGTAGATAAGAATATTCGTGTGTTGATCTCCCAAGTGTTGGGTATTGACCCCAAGACTAATGTCATACCAGATGTCTCCACATCCTTGGCCCAACCTGATAACAATACTGAGAACCCCATGGATAAATCTGATGTGAATGTACATACTTTGTCTCCTGAGCAATCGAAAGACAAAGAAAGGTCTGAAGAAATGACCGGTGATCTGGATGACAAAGATAAAAAACCCCGTTGAGAAAAATGATCAACCCACTAACATTGTAAATATTGACGAACTGGACTCTGATGATGTTCCCATTGGTCAAAGACTAGTTATTGGTATAACTAAAAGATTGAAGAACAGAAAAGGTCAAGCTATTGAATCCTCCAGCTCACCCTCCAAATCTATCAGGAAAAGAGCTAGTGTTGGTCCTACAAAAAGATGGAGCAAGGTGGTTACTCCTGTGTCTGAGAAGAAATCCCTGAAGAGGAAGGAAGTTCCTTTTGAGTCTagtgaacatgaccatgatgtCAAACACAATGTTTAGGACATCATCTCTACTTCCAGAAAGCAAGCCTTTGGGAAGAAGATTCCATCTAATATCCCTGAAGTTTCAATTGACAACATTTCCTTTCACTATGTGGAGAATGTTGAAAAATGCAAATTTGTTTATCAAAGAAGATTATCTTTGGAAAGGGAATTGGGGAAAGATGCTTTTGAATGTAAAAGCGTGATGAGTCTGATTCAAGAGGatggattaatgaaaactgtaACTGGTTTTGGCAAGTGCTATGAAATACTTTTCAAAGAATTTATTGTGAACATCTCCAAGGAATGTGACAACAAGAGGAGCAAGGAGTT encodes:
- the LOC127131760 gene encoding uncharacterized protein LOC127131760, with protein sequence MSVYAKFMKEMLNGKRKLRDDENVALAKECSAIIERKLPPKLIDPRRFTIPIFIGSLKIGKALCDLAASINLMSLAMMRKLNCGEPKPTKMSLTLADRFVTYPYGVLEDVLVKVDDLLFPTDFIILDIPEDTETPLLLGRPFLATNRTLIDMERR